The proteins below are encoded in one region of Avibacterium volantium:
- the ftsX gene encoding permease-like cell division protein FtsX, with protein MSSRPINASWWVQTHYVLRAVLADLIKKKYATLLTILVIAVSLTVPTVSYLLWKNIHQATTQFYPESELTVYLHKNLTEADANLVVEKIRQQAGVESLNYVSRQESLNEFKNWSGFTEGLDVLDDNPLPAVVIIKPAKDYNESQKRNELRENLAKIKGVQEVRLDNNLMEKLTALSWLIAHIAVVCTILMTISVFLVIGNSIRSDVYSNKANIEVMKLLGATDQFILRPFLYTGIIYAVLGGLFACIFSAIVIGYFTSAVKYVTEIFAVNFELHGIMIGELLFLLAMCALVGYTAAWLSAKKYS; from the coding sequence ATGAGTTCTCGTCCAATCAATGCTTCTTGGTGGGTACAAACCCATTATGTGCTAAGAGCCGTGCTGGCAGATCTAATTAAGAAAAAATATGCGACCTTATTAACCATTCTTGTTATTGCCGTTTCGCTGACTGTGCCAACGGTGAGCTATTTATTGTGGAAAAATATTCATCAGGCCACCACGCAGTTTTATCCTGAAAGTGAACTAACGGTTTATTTGCATAAAAATCTTACGGAAGCCGATGCCAATTTAGTGGTGGAAAAAATTCGCCAACAAGCTGGGGTGGAAAGCCTGAATTATGTTTCTCGCCAAGAGAGCCTTAATGAATTCAAAAATTGGTCTGGCTTCACTGAGGGCTTGGATGTTTTAGATGATAATCCACTGCCTGCCGTGGTGATTATTAAACCCGCCAAAGACTACAACGAAAGTCAAAAACGCAATGAACTGCGGGAAAATCTCGCCAAAATTAAAGGCGTGCAAGAAGTGCGTTTAGACAATAATTTAATGGAAAAACTCACCGCACTTTCGTGGCTGATTGCTCATATCGCAGTGGTTTGCACCATTTTGATGACCATTTCTGTTTTCCTTGTGATTGGCAACAGTATTCGTTCTGATGTGTACAGCAATAAAGCCAATATTGAAGTAATGAAATTGCTTGGTGCAACGGATCAATTTATCCTACGCCCTTTCCTTTATACAGGAATCATTTATGCCGTGCTGGGCGGATTATTTGCCTGTATTTTCAGTGCCATTGTGATTGGTTATTTCACCAGTGCGGTGAAATATGTAACGGAAATTTTCGCCGTAAACTTTGAACTACACGGCATAATGATCGGTGAGTTGCTCTTTCTGCTCGCAATGTGCGCGCTAGTGGGCTACACCGCAGCTTGGCTATCGGCGAAAAAATACAGCTAA
- the asd gene encoding aspartate-semialdehyde dehydrogenase — MQNVGFIGWRGMVGSVLMDRMQQENDFANINPIFFTTSQAGQKAPVFAGKDAGVLKDAFDIAELQKLDIIVTCQGGDYTNEVYPKLKATGWNGYWIDAASALRMDKDAIIVLDPVNQNVISEGLKNGVKTFVGGNCTVSLMLMALGGLFERDLVEWVSVATYQAASGAGAKNMRELLVQMGELEDSVKAELADPASSILDIERKVTAKMRDASFPIDNFGAPLAGSLIPWIDKLLPETGQTKEEWKGYAETNKILGLSDNPIPVDGLCVRIGALRCHSQAFTIKLKKDLPLDEIEQILASHNEWVKVIPNDKETTLRELTPAKVTGTLSVPVGRLRKLAMGPEYLAAFTVGDQLLWGAAEPVRRILKQLVA; from the coding sequence ATGCAAAACGTTGGTTTTATCGGTTGGCGTGGAATGGTTGGCTCGGTACTAATGGATCGTATGCAACAAGAAAATGATTTCGCGAACATCAATCCTATCTTTTTCACCACTTCACAAGCAGGTCAAAAAGCGCCTGTATTTGCAGGTAAAGATGCAGGCGTGTTAAAAGATGCCTTTGACATCGCTGAATTACAAAAATTAGATATTATCGTTACCTGTCAAGGTGGCGATTACACCAACGAAGTGTATCCAAAATTAAAAGCAACCGGCTGGAACGGCTATTGGATTGACGCCGCTTCTGCATTGCGTATGGACAAAGATGCAATCATCGTGCTTGATCCAGTAAACCAAAACGTAATCAGCGAAGGGCTAAAAAATGGCGTGAAAACCTTTGTTGGCGGAAACTGTACAGTAAGTTTAATGTTAATGGCGCTAGGCGGTTTATTTGAACGTGATTTAGTGGAATGGGTATCCGTTGCCACTTACCAAGCCGCATCTGGTGCAGGTGCGAAAAATATGCGTGAATTATTGGTGCAAATGGGTGAGTTAGAAGATTCTGTTAAAGCAGAATTAGCCGATCCCGCTTCATCAATTTTAGACATTGAACGCAAAGTAACCGCAAAAATGCGTGATGCTTCATTCCCGATTGATAACTTCGGCGCACCGCTTGCTGGCAGCTTAATTCCTTGGATCGACAAATTATTGCCAGAAACAGGGCAAACTAAAGAAGAATGGAAAGGCTACGCAGAAACCAACAAAATTTTAGGTTTAAGCGACAATCCAATTCCAGTGGACGGTTTATGCGTGCGTATCGGCGCATTACGCTGCCACAGCCAAGCATTCACTATTAAGTTGAAAAAAGATTTACCATTAGACGAAATCGAGCAAATTTTGGCTTCTCACAACGAATGGGTGAAAGTGATTCCAAATGACAAAGAAACCACCTTGCGTGAATTAACGCCTGCTAAAGTAACCGGCACATTAAGCGTACCAGTGGGACGTTTACGCAAATTGGCAATGGGGCCTGAATATCTTGCTGCTTTCACTGTTGGTGACCAATTATTATGGGGCGCAGCAGAACCTGTTCGCCGTATTTTAAAACAGTTAGTGGCTTAA
- a CDS encoding alpha/beta fold hydrolase → MSNCLHREPHFCRFALQQLMPFVDQFPIQYLTGKQGCQIAYRHFLHAETSPSAARKLMILVNGRAENMLKWSELAYDFYQWGYDVLLFDHRGQGYSQRLLADKDKGYIDEFRFYCEDMDAVIKQITQHSDYSQQYLLAHSLGSLISAYYLANYDHHIQSAVLSSPFFGLPTKHLLRDELIINLMILFGQGQRYVFGKSAYKPANLDQNELSFCKTRMKWMNRINRYFPELSLGGPTFRWVHLCLTAIKGLEKILSRIEIPVLVLQAGKEKIVENAQLEKLVACLPKGQLITVENAKHEILFERDKIRAEALSAVQAFISNNGTTARQTA, encoded by the coding sequence ATGTCAAATTGCCTACACCGAGAACCCCATTTTTGCCGCTTTGCATTGCAGCAATTAATGCCCTTTGTGGATCAATTTCCTATCCAATATTTAACGGGTAAACAGGGTTGCCAAATTGCCTATCGCCATTTTTTGCACGCGGAAACCTCGCCAAGTGCGGCGCGAAAATTGATGATTTTAGTCAATGGACGAGCGGAGAATATGCTGAAATGGTCGGAGTTAGCTTATGATTTTTATCAATGGGGTTATGATGTGCTGCTTTTCGATCACCGTGGGCAGGGCTATTCGCAGCGTTTATTAGCGGATAAAGACAAAGGCTATATTGATGAATTTCGCTTTTACTGCGAGGATATGGACGCGGTCATCAAGCAAATCACTCAGCATTCTGATTATTCGCAACAATATCTGCTTGCTCATTCTTTAGGCTCGCTGATCTCGGCTTATTATTTAGCGAACTATGATCATCATATTCAAAGTGCGGTGCTTTCTTCACCATTTTTTGGCTTGCCAACCAAGCATTTATTGCGCGATGAGCTGATTATTAATTTGATGATATTATTCGGGCAAGGGCAGCGCTATGTGTTTGGCAAGAGTGCCTATAAACCCGCCAATCTCGATCAAAATGAACTCAGTTTTTGCAAAACCAGAATGAAATGGATGAACCGTATTAATCGTTATTTTCCTGAATTAAGCCTTGGTGGGCCAACGTTCCGCTGGGTGCATTTGTGTTTAACTGCAATTAAAGGGCTAGAAAAAATTTTGTCGCGCATTGAAATTCCTGTTTTGGTTTTGCAAGCTGGCAAAGAAAAGATCGTAGAAAATGCACAGTTGGAAAAATTGGTTGCCTGCTTGCCAAAGGGGCAACTCATCACGGTGGAAAATGCCAAACACGAGATTTTGTTTGAACGGGATAAAATTCGCGCCGAAGCCTTAAGCGCGGTGCAAGCCTTTATTTCCAATAACGGTACAACAGCACGCCAAACAGCGTAA
- the crcB gene encoding fluoride efflux transporter CrcB produces the protein MAIWQSLLIISSGAAIGACTRWGLSELLNPLFSFLAFGTLIANYLGCFLIGILIALLWQYPQVSSEWRLFLITGFLGSLTTFSSFSAEVVNDFLTEKWLSALAVITLHLGGSLLFTLFGVLLYRYWK, from the coding sequence ATGGCGATTTGGCAATCTTTACTGATCATAAGCAGCGGTGCTGCAATCGGCGCTTGCACTCGTTGGGGCTTGAGCGAATTGCTAAATCCTCTGTTTTCTTTTCTTGCCTTTGGCACGCTAATCGCCAATTATCTCGGCTGTTTTTTAATCGGCATTTTGATCGCCTTACTTTGGCAATATCCGCAAGTTTCTAGCGAGTGGCGATTATTTTTGATTACTGGATTTTTAGGCAGCCTCACTACTTTTTCTTCCTTTTCTGCTGAGGTGGTGAATGATTTTTTAACGGAAAAATGGCTATCTGCGCTGGCAGTTATTACTTTGCATCTTGGCGGCAGTCTGCTGTTTACGCTGTTTGGCGTGCTGTTGTACCGTTATTGGAAATAA
- a CDS encoding Cof-type HAD-IIB family hydrolase: MQNRPFRAVVSDLDGTLLNGDHVIGDFTIETLEKLAQEKIDIILATGRKYEDVAHIVGKVKLDNAVLITSNGARAHNLQGKLLLSNSLPDEMAMEIMQTPYDEKNVFANSYQDDGWFISIDMPELAKYHQDSGFMYQVVDFKHHHGRGTEKVFFIGRTPADLAPIEAHLKARFGDAIYITYSTPQCLEIMNKNVSKATALAQVVQGREYGLSACIAFGDGMNDIEMLSEVDKGCIMGNADPRLVQACPQLEQIGLNRHEAVASYLRATFGVY; encoded by the coding sequence ATGCAAAATCGACCATTTCGTGCTGTGGTTTCAGATTTAGACGGCACATTGCTCAATGGGGATCACGTTATCGGTGATTTTACTATTGAAACCCTTGAAAAATTAGCGCAAGAAAAGATTGATATTATTCTCGCCACGGGGCGAAAGTATGAAGATGTGGCGCATATTGTCGGCAAGGTAAAGCTAGATAATGCGGTACTTATCACGTCAAATGGTGCAAGGGCGCATAATCTTCAAGGCAAGTTGCTGCTTAGCAACAGTTTGCCTGATGAAATGGCAATGGAAATAATGCAAACCCCTTATGATGAAAAAAATGTGTTCGCCAATAGTTATCAAGATGATGGCTGGTTTATCAGCATTGATATGCCAGAATTAGCCAAATATCATCAAGATTCAGGCTTTATGTATCAAGTGGTGGATTTCAAACATCACCACGGACGTGGCACGGAAAAAGTGTTTTTTATTGGCCGTACGCCCGCTGATCTCGCCCCGATTGAAGCGCATTTGAAAGCGCGTTTTGGCGATGCGATTTATATCACCTATTCCACGCCGCAGTGTTTAGAGATTATGAATAAAAATGTGTCAAAAGCCACCGCACTTGCCCAAGTGGTACAAGGGCGTGAATATGGTTTGAGTGCATGCATTGCCTTTGGTGATGGTATGAATGATATAGAAATGCTCAGCGAAGTGGACAAAGGTTGCATTATGGGCAATGCCGATCCACGCTTGGTGCAGGCTTGTCCGCAGTTAGAGCAAATTGGCTTGAACCGCCACGAAGCAGTAGCGAGCTATTTGCGTGCTACCTTTGGTGTGTATTAA
- the ilvG gene encoding acetolactate synthase 2 catalytic subunit produces the protein MNGARLVTECLKAHNVDIVFGYPGGAIMPVYDAIYDSGLEHLLCRNEQGAAMAAIGYARASGKTGVCIATSGPGATNLITGLGDALMDSIPVVAITGQVASPLIGTDAFQEADVLGLSLACTKHSFIVQSINELPEIIAKAFQIAQSGRPGPVLIDIPKDVQFAETDLQPFTLPVEKPTALDPAELEKAVELLKNAKRPVVYVGGGVGMANAVPALREFLATTEIPSISTLKGLGAILPETPYYMGMIGMHGTKAANLATQESDLLLVFGARFDDRVTGKLDTFAPHAKVIHCDIDVAELGKLRRPDVALRGDLSEVFRALTMKLDLADWHKEINKLKQDFDFRYAENQGKQPINPWWLLNTVSNQKAKNAIVVTDVGQHQMWSAQHMKHYAPENFITSAGFGSMGFGLPAAIGAQKARPNDDVILITGDGSLMMNVQELGTIKRGKTPVKIILLDNQRLGMVRQWQTLFFQARHSNTILDDNPDFVTLASAFDIKGERIESGEEVQAALDRLFQAEGAYLLHICIPAEENVWPLVPPNACNVDMLEE, from the coding sequence ATGAACGGTGCAAGATTAGTAACGGAGTGCTTGAAAGCACACAATGTGGATATTGTATTTGGCTATCCAGGTGGGGCGATAATGCCAGTTTATGATGCCATTTATGATTCGGGTTTGGAGCATTTGCTCTGTCGCAATGAGCAAGGCGCAGCAATGGCGGCTATTGGCTATGCCAGAGCCAGCGGGAAAACCGGGGTGTGTATCGCCACATCAGGCCCTGGGGCAACCAATTTAATCACAGGATTAGGCGATGCCTTAATGGATTCCATTCCAGTGGTGGCTATCACGGGCCAAGTTGCTTCGCCATTGATTGGTACAGATGCTTTCCAAGAGGCCGATGTTCTGGGCTTATCCCTTGCTTGTACGAAGCATAGCTTTATTGTGCAAAGTATTAATGAATTGCCAGAAATTATCGCCAAAGCATTCCAAATCGCACAAAGTGGTCGCCCTGGCCCTGTACTTATTGATATTCCAAAAGATGTGCAATTTGCCGAAACCGATTTGCAACCTTTCACACTTCCTGTGGAAAAACCGACCGCACTTGATCCTGCAGAATTGGAAAAAGCGGTAGAATTATTGAAAAATGCCAAACGCCCTGTGGTGTATGTTGGCGGTGGCGTGGGAATGGCGAACGCCGTGCCAGCCTTGCGCGAGTTTTTAGCCACCACAGAAATTCCAAGTATTTCCACCTTAAAAGGCTTGGGCGCAATTTTACCTGAAACTCCTTATTATATGGGAATGATTGGTATGCACGGCACCAAAGCCGCCAATTTAGCCACGCAAGAATCGGATTTATTGCTAGTGTTTGGCGCGCGTTTTGACGATCGTGTAACGGGCAAATTAGACACCTTTGCACCGCACGCTAAAGTGATTCATTGTGATATTGATGTGGCAGAATTAGGCAAATTACGCCGTCCAGATGTGGCGTTGCGTGGTGATTTAAGCGAAGTTTTCCGTGCCTTAACAATGAAATTAGATTTGGCAGATTGGCATAAAGAAATCAATAAGTTAAAACAAGATTTTGATTTCCGTTATGCTGAAAATCAAGGCAAACAACCCATTAACCCTTGGTGGTTGCTTAACACCGTTTCTAATCAAAAAGCGAAAAACGCCATTGTGGTTACCGATGTGGGGCAACATCAAATGTGGTCAGCACAGCATATGAAACATTATGCACCTGAAAATTTCATCACTTCAGCTGGATTTGGTTCAATGGGCTTTGGCTTACCAGCTGCGATTGGCGCGCAGAAAGCACGACCAAATGATGATGTGATTTTAATCACCGGTGATGGTTCATTAATGATGAACGTGCAGGAGCTTGGCACAATTAAACGTGGCAAAACGCCGGTAAAAATCATTTTATTAGACAACCAACGCTTAGGAATGGTGCGTCAATGGCAAACCCTATTCTTCCAAGCGCGCCATAGTAATACGATTTTAGATGATAACCCTGATTTCGTGACCCTTGCTTCTGCCTTTGATATTAAAGGCGAGCGCATTGAATCTGGCGAAGAAGTGCAAGCGGCATTAGATCGCTTATTCCAAGCGGAAGGCGCTTATTTATTACATATTTGTATTCCAGCAGAAGAAAACGTGTGGCCACTTGTGCCACCAAATGCCTGTAACGTGGATATGCTTGAAGAATAA
- the ilvM gene encoding acetolactate synthase 2 small subunit produces MQQYELSIRANRRPETLERLLRVMRHRGFEVIKLQTESQQQEITLHVVVQSERAVELLVNQLVKLPDVLELK; encoded by the coding sequence ATGCAACAGTATGAATTATCAATCCGCGCCAACAGACGCCCAGAAACCTTAGAGCGTTTATTACGCGTAATGCGTCATCGCGGTTTTGAAGTGATTAAATTACAAACCGAAAGCCAACAACAAGAAATCACCTTGCACGTTGTAGTGCAAAGCGAAAGAGCGGTGGAATTATTGGTAAATCAATTAGTTAAATTGCCAGACGTGTTGGAATTAAAGTAA
- the ilvD gene encoding dihydroxy-acid dehydratase — MPKLRSATSTQGRNMAGARALWRATGMKENDFGKPIIAVVNSFTQFVPGHVHLKDIGQLVAQQIEQAGGVAKEFNTIAVDDGIAMGHGGMLYSLPSRDLIADSVEYMVNAHCADAMVCISNCDKITPGMLMAALRLNIPTIFVSGGPMEAGKTKLSDQIIKLDLVDAMVQSADKNVSDSDVEAIERSACPTCGSCSGMFTANSMNCLTEALGLSLPGNGSCLATHKDRKQLFLDAGKQIVELCQKYYQQDDESVLPRSIATKPAFENAMSLDIAMGGSTNTVLHLLAAAQEAEVDFTMADIDRLSRRVPCLSKVAPNTAKYHMEDVHRAGGIMAILGELDRAGLLDNQTRTVLGLSLAEQIAKYDIMLTQDEAIREFYRAGPAGIRTTQAFSQDCRWDSLDDDRENGCIRSKAFAYSQDGGLAMLSGNIALDGCIVKTAGVDESILKFTGKAIVFESQEDAVNGILGGKVQAGHVVVIRYEGPKGGPGMQEMLYPTSYLKSMGLGKACALLTDGRFSGGTSGLSIGHCSPEAAAGGTIGLVKDGDTIEIDIPNRSIQLMVSEQELSARRAKQDAKGWKPANRQREVSFALKMYGYFATSADKGAVRDRSKLAD; from the coding sequence ATGCCTAAATTACGTTCCGCGACCAGCACACAAGGTCGCAATATGGCAGGGGCGCGTGCGTTATGGCGCGCCACAGGAATGAAAGAAAATGATTTTGGTAAGCCGATTATCGCCGTAGTCAATTCTTTCACCCAATTTGTACCGGGCCACGTTCACTTAAAAGATATTGGACAATTAGTGGCACAGCAAATTGAGCAAGCAGGCGGTGTAGCGAAAGAATTTAACACCATTGCCGTTGATGATGGCATCGCAATGGGGCACGGCGGAATGCTGTATTCCTTGCCTTCTCGTGATTTAATCGCCGACAGTGTGGAATATATGGTGAATGCTCATTGTGCAGACGCCATGGTATGTATTTCTAACTGCGATAAAATTACCCCAGGAATGTTGATGGCTGCGCTGCGCCTGAACATTCCAACAATTTTCGTTTCTGGCGGCCCGATGGAAGCGGGAAAAACCAAACTTTCTGATCAAATCATCAAGTTAGATTTGGTGGACGCTATGGTGCAAAGTGCGGATAAAAATGTGTCAGATTCTGATGTAGAAGCCATTGAGCGTTCAGCCTGCCCAACTTGTGGTTCTTGTTCAGGAATGTTCACCGCAAACTCAATGAACTGTTTAACCGAAGCCTTAGGCTTAAGCCTGCCGGGTAACGGTTCTTGCTTGGCAACCCATAAAGATCGTAAACAATTATTCTTAGATGCAGGCAAACAAATTGTTGAACTTTGCCAAAAATATTATCAGCAAGATGATGAATCCGTATTGCCACGTTCGATAGCCACTAAGCCAGCGTTTGAAAATGCAATGAGCTTAGATATTGCAATGGGCGGCTCAACCAATACCGTATTGCATTTATTGGCAGCGGCGCAAGAAGCGGAAGTGGATTTCACTATGGCAGACATTGACAGACTTTCTCGCCGCGTGCCTTGTTTAAGTAAAGTGGCGCCGAACACTGCCAAATATCATATGGAAGATGTGCATAGAGCGGGTGGAATTATGGCAATTTTAGGCGAGTTAGATCGTGCAGGATTGCTTGATAACCAAACTCGCACCGTATTAGGTTTAAGCCTAGCTGAGCAAATTGCCAAATACGACATTATGCTCACTCAAGATGAAGCCATTCGTGAATTCTATCGTGCAGGGCCTGCGGGCATTCGCACCACACAAGCCTTCTCACAAGATTGTCGCTGGGACAGCCTTGATGACGATCGCGAGAACGGCTGTATCCGCAGTAAAGCCTTTGCTTATAGCCAAGATGGTGGCTTAGCGATGTTATCGGGCAATATCGCCTTAGACGGCTGTATCGTTAAAACCGCAGGGGTGGACGAATCTATTTTGAAATTCACTGGCAAAGCCATTGTCTTTGAAAGCCAAGAAGATGCGGTAAACGGCATTTTAGGCGGCAAAGTGCAAGCGGGACACGTGGTGGTTATCCGCTACGAAGGGCCAAAAGGTGGGCCGGGTATGCAAGAAATGCTTTATCCAACTAGCTATTTAAAATCAATGGGCTTAGGCAAAGCCTGTGCATTATTAACTGACGGTCGTTTTTCTGGCGGTACATCAGGCTTATCTATCGGACACTGCTCGCCAGAAGCCGCAGCGGGCGGGACAATCGGCTTGGTGAAAGACGGCGATACCATTGAGATCGATATTCCAAATCGCTCAATCCAATTAATGGTATCGGAACAAGAATTGAGCGCACGCCGCGCAAAACAAGACGCGAAAGGCTGGAAGCCAGCAAATCGTCAGCGTGAAGTGTCTTTCGCACTCAAAATGTACGGCTATTTCGCCACTTCCGCAGATAAAGGTGCGGTGCGAGATCGTTCCAAATTAGCTGATTGA
- a CDS encoding DUF1345 domain-containing protein, which produces MLKMLRQHAKFFTSLVLVVLAFWGFRLLSQRNISIDLIYSWDIGMSLYLFWTFWAIRQQHRHREQMTAVLQERQAGTKTIFVIVSVIIGACIVALVRLVSIAQNLPPMEKAWHITLAIISIFLSWLVIHILFAIRYAHLFYHAKVSGEPMPLQIPQSNGQNGYQTEPNYYDFIYTALIIGTSAQTADVMFSSRAGRILGGIHSIVAFIFNVTVLSLLINIISGFI; this is translated from the coding sequence ATGCTAAAAATGTTAAGGCAACACGCTAAGTTTTTCACCAGTCTAGTTCTGGTTGTGTTGGCTTTTTGGGGCTTTCGCCTACTTTCCCAACGGAATATTAGCATTGATCTGATTTATTCTTGGGATATAGGAATGAGCTTGTATCTGTTTTGGACATTTTGGGCAATTCGTCAGCAACATCGTCATCGTGAACAGATGACCGCTGTTCTGCAAGAACGTCAAGCGGGTACGAAGACAATATTCGTGATCGTAAGTGTGATTATCGGTGCTTGTATTGTGGCATTAGTTCGCTTAGTGAGCATTGCGCAAAATCTTCCACCAATGGAAAAAGCGTGGCATATCACTTTAGCGATTATTTCCATTTTCCTTTCTTGGCTGGTGATCCATATTCTGTTTGCTATTCGCTATGCCCATTTGTTCTATCACGCGAAAGTCAGCGGCGAACCAATGCCACTGCAAATTCCGCAGAGCAACGGGCAAAATGGCTATCAAACCGAGCCAAATTACTATGATTTTATCTACACCGCCTTGATTATCGGTACCTCAGCACAAACGGCCGATGTGATGTTTTCTTCCAGAGCGGGACGAATTTTGGGCGGAATTCACAGCATTGTCGCCTTTATTTTCAACGTAACCGTGCTTTCCTTATTAATTAACATTATTTCTGGTTTTATCTAA
- the ilvA gene encoding threonine ammonia-lyase, biosynthetic has product MTTLAFNNPTPSGDDYLKTILKLGSVVYQAAQTTPLQPMDKLSTRLHNQVLIKREDRQPVHSFKLRGAYAMIAALNDEQRQAGVIAASAGNHAQGVALSAKLLGLKALIVMPQNTPSIKVDAVRRFGGEVLLYGANFDEAKGKAIELSKSKNMTFIPPFDHPLVIAGQGTLALELLQQSSNIDRVFVPVGGGGLAAGVAVLIKQLMPEIKVIGVESKDSACLYHALKAGQPVDLERVGLFADGVAVKRIGDETFRLCQQYLDDVVLVDGDEICAAMKDIFENVRAIAEPSGAVSLAGLKKYVKENNIQGETLVNILSGANLNFHTLRYVSERCEIGEKHEAMLAVTIPEEKGSFLRFCHLLGDRAVTEFNYRYADQAQACIFVGVRIRGEDEKNEIIAQLQQHGYSVMDLSDDDVAKTHIRYMIGGRSSSKAKERLYSFEFPEQKGALLKFLEMLGTHWNISLFHYRAHGADYGNVLAGFQLDENDEIRFNAHLEELAYTYQDVTNSQAYKYFLG; this is encoded by the coding sequence ATGACAACCCTTGCATTTAACAATCCAACCCCAAGCGGGGACGATTATTTAAAAACCATTTTGAAACTGGGATCTGTGGTGTATCAAGCCGCGCAAACAACCCCTTTGCAACCGATGGATAAACTTTCCACGCGGCTGCACAATCAGGTTTTAATTAAGCGTGAAGATCGCCAACCTGTGCATAGCTTTAAATTGCGTGGTGCTTATGCAATGATCGCGGCCTTAAATGATGAACAACGTCAAGCTGGCGTGATTGCGGCCTCAGCGGGCAACCACGCGCAGGGCGTGGCGCTATCCGCGAAATTACTGGGCTTAAAAGCATTAATTGTGATGCCACAGAATACACCGAGCATTAAAGTAGATGCGGTGCGCCGTTTCGGGGGCGAAGTGCTACTTTACGGTGCAAACTTTGATGAAGCCAAAGGCAAGGCGATTGAACTTTCTAAAAGTAAAAATATGACGTTTATTCCCCCTTTCGATCACCCTTTAGTGATCGCAGGGCAAGGGACATTGGCGCTCGAATTGTTACAACAATCGTCCAATATCGACCGCGTTTTTGTGCCAGTGGGCGGGGGAGGCTTAGCCGCAGGGGTAGCCGTGCTAATCAAACAATTAATGCCAGAAATTAAAGTAATCGGCGTGGAAAGCAAAGATTCAGCTTGCCTGTATCACGCCTTAAAAGCGGGGCAACCTGTGGATTTAGAGCGAGTGGGTTTATTTGCCGATGGCGTGGCAGTAAAACGCATTGGCGATGAAACCTTCCGTTTATGCCAGCAATACCTTGATGATGTGGTGCTGGTGGACGGCGATGAAATTTGTGCCGCAATGAAAGATATTTTTGAAAACGTACGCGCAATTGCAGAGCCGTCAGGGGCGGTATCGCTGGCAGGGCTAAAAAAATACGTCAAAGAAAATAATATTCAAGGGGAAACCTTGGTGAATATTTTATCGGGCGCCAACCTGAATTTCCATACGCTACGTTATGTGTCTGAGCGTTGCGAAATTGGTGAAAAACACGAAGCAATGCTTGCGGTAACCATTCCTGAAGAAAAAGGCAGCTTCTTGCGTTTTTGCCATTTGCTTGGCGATCGTGCCGTTACGGAATTTAACTACCGCTATGCGGATCAAGCCCAAGCCTGTATTTTTGTCGGGGTGAGAATTCGTGGTGAAGATGAAAAAAATGAAATCATCGCGCAGTTGCAACAGCACGGCTATTCCGTGATGGATCTGTCTGATGATGATGTGGCGAAAACGCACATTCGTTATATGATTGGCGGACGCTCATCAAGCAAGGCGAAAGAACGCTTATACAGCTTTGAGTTTCCAGAACAAAAAGGTGCGTTACTTAAATTCCTTGAAATGCTCGGCACGCACTGGAACATCTCACTGTTCCACTACCGCGCCCACGGCGCAGACTACGGCAATGTGCTTGCAGGCTTCCAATTAGATGAAAACGATGAAATTCGCTTCAACGCCCATTTGGAAGAATTAGCCTATACTTATCAAGACGTTACCAACAGCCAAGCGTATAAGTATTTTTTGGGATAA